In Candidatus Methylacidiphilales bacterium, one DNA window encodes the following:
- a CDS encoding Dabb family protein — protein sequence MVHHICLLKLKHGVSAEQVETLMVETRIRLLKIPEVINLRVGKKIDTKGNPHDIFFSMDCENLNKLKIVQESAIYVQFKHKILDHHVDAITVLDYEMEPGKDVTYS from the coding sequence ATGGTCCATCACATTTGCCTTTTAAAATTGAAGCACGGGGTCAGCGCGGAACAGGTCGAAACCCTCATGGTAGAGACCCGGATTCGATTGCTTAAGATACCTGAAGTAATTAATTTGAGGGTTGGAAAAAAAATCGACACCAAAGGCAACCCGCACGACATTTTCTTTTCCATGGATTGCGAAAACCTGAACAAGCTGAAAATTGTCCAAGAGAGCGCCATTTACGTTCAATTCAAGCACAAGATTCTGGATCATCATGTGGATGCCATCACGGTTCTCGACTACGAGATGGAACCTGGCAAAGATGTGACCTACTCGTAA
- a CDS encoding glycoside hydrolase family 3 N-terminal domain-containing protein — MANSSSSSGQPIIMGVPGPQLTDGLRSLIRKVQPGGFILFARNLESPRQVFDLIHEFNELCQSPPIVTIDQEGGRVSRLKMVGEEPPSGLMLRQANRVDWCREHGELTGRLLALFGFNLNLAPVVDYSLDENADNSLRGRCYGSTPEEVILKAGAFLEGMKSRGVLGTAKHFPGYTHCGLDPHGELPRIDRTRAQIEKDELRSFRAFLSLADCYMIGHGHFPAWHPEPFPASMSREIVSGLLVRELGYKGAIMTDDLEMGAIANRYGSKQATKMAIDAGEHLMLYCHNPACVEIAWDTLCEMEPDRLQPALDAIKRLKGKLLSAPAKFDLAAFDEVNRLTADLRERVKKSLS, encoded by the coding sequence ATGGCAAATTCGTCTTCCTCTTCCGGCCAGCCGATCATCATGGGCGTACCCGGCCCGCAGCTTACCGACGGGCTTCGCAGCCTTATTCGCAAGGTACAGCCGGGCGGCTTTATTCTTTTTGCGCGGAACCTCGAATCCCCCCGGCAGGTCTTCGACCTGATCCATGAATTTAACGAGCTTTGCCAGTCGCCGCCGATCGTCACCATCGACCAGGAAGGCGGGCGCGTCTCCCGCCTGAAGATGGTCGGGGAGGAACCGCCGAGCGGCCTCATGCTGCGCCAGGCCAATCGCGTGGATTGGTGCCGCGAACACGGCGAACTCACCGGACGGCTGCTGGCCCTCTTCGGTTTCAATCTCAACCTGGCCCCGGTTGTCGATTATTCCCTGGATGAAAACGCCGACAATTCCCTCCGCGGACGCTGCTACGGTTCCACGCCCGAGGAAGTCATTCTCAAGGCCGGCGCGTTTCTGGAAGGGATGAAATCCCGCGGCGTACTCGGCACCGCCAAGCATTTTCCGGGTTACACACATTGCGGGCTCGATCCCCACGGCGAACTACCGCGGATCGACCGCACCCGGGCGCAGATCGAAAAGGACGAACTGCGTTCGTTCCGCGCCTTTCTATCGTTAGCGGATTGCTATATGATCGGGCATGGCCATTTCCCGGCCTGGCATCCGGAGCCGTTCCCGGCCTCCATGTCGCGCGAAATCGTCAGCGGTCTGTTGGTCAGGGAACTGGGTTACAAAGGCGCCATCATGACGGACGACCTTGAGATGGGGGCCATTGCCAACCGCTACGGCAGCAAGCAGGCCACGAAAATGGCCATTGATGCCGGCGAACACCTGATGCTTTATTGCCATAATCCGGCTTGCGTTGAGATCGCCTGGGACACGCTCTGCGAAATGGAGCCCGACCGCCTCCAACCGGCCCTGGACGCAATCAAACGATTAAAAGGCAAATTGCTGTCGGCCCCGGCCAAATTTGATTTGGCGGCTTTTGATGAAGTCAACCGCCTCACCGCCGATCTGCGCGAACGCGTGAAAAAATCACTTTCCTAA
- a CDS encoding polymer-forming cytoskeletal protein, whose translation MLSPAKFFAFLKSHAPKKKLHDLVSHGPTLKGNLHTKGAGNFAGELIGDIFAEQELVIFAPAKIEGNLHGLDFSVAGMVQGNIAASLGVRLKQPARVKGNITAHSFETESGVEYSGKLVIGGTEKELALNLKSKR comes from the coding sequence ATGCTGTCGCCCGCCAAATTTTTTGCGTTTCTCAAGTCGCATGCTCCGAAAAAGAAGCTGCACGATCTCGTGTCGCACGGTCCCACGCTCAAAGGCAACCTACACACAAAAGGGGCCGGCAATTTTGCCGGTGAATTGATCGGCGACATTTTTGCCGAACAGGAGCTTGTCATTTTTGCTCCGGCCAAAATCGAAGGAAATCTGCACGGGCTCGATTTTTCAGTGGCGGGAATGGTCCAGGGCAATATTGCAGCCAGTCTCGGCGTCCGCCTGAAACAACCGGCCCGGGTCAAGGGCAACATCACGGCACATTCCTTTGAGACCGAATCCGGGGTGGAATACAGCGGCAAGCTTGTCATCGGCGGCACTGAAAAAGAACTGGCCTTGAACCTGAAAAGCAAACGCTAA
- a CDS encoding type II toxin-antitoxin system PemK/MazF family toxin — translation MNAKPGEIHLVDLGMIGKVRPAVVVSRYDDNAPRAISICVPLTSQYRGSAYEVMLGKLRFLDKESWANVQGIAGLGNDKLLRRLGQVTPEQLSRIKVALRYTFEL, via the coding sequence GTGAATGCGAAGCCCGGCGAAATCCATCTGGTAGATCTCGGCATGATCGGCAAAGTACGGCCAGCCGTGGTGGTTTCGCGGTATGACGACAATGCCCCGCGAGCCATATCCATCTGTGTGCCGCTTACGTCCCAATATCGCGGATCGGCCTATGAAGTCATGCTGGGTAAATTGCGCTTTCTCGACAAGGAATCCTGGGCCAACGTTCAGGGCATTGCCGGCTTGGGAAATGACAAACTCCTGCGCCGGCTGGGCCAGGTGACACCGGAACAACTCAGCCGGATCAAGGTTGCCCTGCGTTACACGTTCGAACTGTAA
- a CDS encoding Flp family type IVb pilin, whose product MLTKLYTKLASRMVYLKSKKGQTLVEYGLILALVSIVVIVVLGLLGNQLKNIFNTITNTLGANGGS is encoded by the coding sequence ATGCTAACTAAACTCTACACCAAACTTGCCAGTCGCATGGTATACCTGAAGAGCAAAAAAGGCCAGACCCTCGTGGAATACGGCCTGATTCTCGCGCTGGTTTCCATCGTTGTCATCGTTGTCCTGGGTCTCTTGGGCAATCAGTTGAAGAACATCTTCAACACGATTACCAATACGCTCGGCGCCAACGGCGGCTCCTAA
- a CDS encoding dienelactone hydrolase family protein, with translation MKFRTWTLIAALAGLSAAAYAGDMVRLYEFGADDVAYLALPKQAPKAAILLVPDSLGSLEIVSKRCDLLAKLGYTAMALDLYGGTEAASPTDAKQIQSKISKQLAKQTVAAGLKLLCESPRYRAEKLILAVWGDNMPVVLEALKDAGPGVHLTAVSWLEAAGGGQPRELASLPCAFQVIYAPEQAQSELGKYLQALGELRGGKDDIEKVEYDAGFLLKPEISGACADVWSNIIRFWGVQAQGLAPGLTDKSESLTSEMADARPVKNSSYSDRFGR, from the coding sequence ATGAAATTCCGCACTTGGACCCTCATCGCAGCGTTAGCCGGCCTGTCTGCTGCGGCTTATGCCGGCGACATGGTGCGGTTGTATGAGTTTGGGGCGGATGACGTGGCCTACCTGGCGTTGCCGAAGCAGGCACCGAAGGCTGCAATCCTGCTGGTTCCCGACTCCCTGGGCTCCCTTGAGATCGTCAGCAAACGCTGTGATCTGCTTGCCAAATTAGGTTACACGGCCATGGCCCTGGATCTTTACGGCGGCACGGAGGCCGCGAGTCCGACAGATGCGAAACAGATACAATCCAAAATTTCAAAGCAACTGGCCAAACAAACCGTGGCTGCGGGCTTGAAATTGTTGTGCGAAAGCCCCCGATACCGCGCTGAAAAGCTCATTCTGGCGGTCTGGGGCGATAATATGCCCGTTGTGCTGGAGGCCCTGAAGGACGCAGGCCCAGGAGTCCATTTGACGGCCGTCAGTTGGCTGGAAGCCGCTGGAGGCGGGCAACCCCGTGAGTTGGCTTCACTGCCGTGCGCCTTCCAGGTGATCTACGCCCCGGAACAAGCCCAGTCGGAGCTTGGGAAATATCTTCAGGCCCTGGGCGAACTCAGAGGAGGGAAAGATGATATTGAAAAAGTGGAATATGATGCCGGCTTTTTATTGAAGCCCGAGATCTCCGGCGCCTGTGCGGATGTCTGGTCCAATATCATCCGGTTCTGGGGAGTCCAGGCCCAGGGTTTGGCCCCGGGGCTGACTGACAAATCAGAATCGTTAACATCCGAGATGGCGGACGCCCGTCCCGTAAAAAATTCCTCTTACTCCGACAGGTTCGGGCGTTAG
- a CDS encoding aspartate aminotransferase family protein, whose amino-acid sequence MLPELITEIPGPESRRLAVRLRAHESRNVTYVSKAFPIFWESAEGSNVRDVDGNRYLDFTSGFGVATAGFGNPKLKEVFLDQSNRLYHGMGDVHPTELKVRLCELLSWATFERWGAGPGKVLLGSAGFEAVEAALKTAFLATRKRGVICFDGAYHGLGYGAMTVTGREEFRSPFRSQLSDFAVLLPYPDCAHCPWDKGPGTATQADESSHCDPGCLVLLEKQIREAVSAREIGAILVEPAQGRGGEIFPPKTFLPLLRRLADELGLVLIFDEIYTGFYRTGPLFACESTRTVPDLICLGKALSGAYPISACVGRADLMDAWPESPGEALHTSTFLGNPVGCALAVASVERWLAEPPDLQIQGIADSMRRMLVSLQDDFEIFKHARGSGLMWGVELVDKKGVPDPALTARLIEQGLAQGAILLGGGKRNNVLSLAPNLAVQPAEIEWLGKMLKAICSGL is encoded by the coding sequence ATGTTGCCTGAGTTAATAACGGAAATACCCGGGCCGGAATCCCGGCGGCTGGCCGTCCGCCTCCGTGCGCACGAGTCGCGCAATGTGACGTACGTTTCCAAGGCATTCCCGATATTTTGGGAATCTGCCGAGGGCTCAAACGTCCGGGACGTGGACGGGAACCGCTACCTGGATTTTACAAGCGGGTTTGGCGTGGCGACCGCGGGTTTTGGCAACCCGAAGCTGAAAGAGGTTTTCCTGGATCAATCCAACCGGCTCTATCATGGAATGGGGGATGTGCATCCGACCGAATTAAAGGTACGGCTTTGCGAATTGCTGAGCTGGGCAACCTTTGAGCGCTGGGGCGCCGGCCCGGGCAAGGTTTTGTTAGGCAGCGCCGGGTTTGAAGCGGTGGAGGCGGCATTGAAGACCGCATTCCTCGCCACCCGGAAACGCGGCGTGATTTGTTTTGACGGGGCTTACCACGGTCTGGGTTATGGGGCCATGACCGTCACCGGCAGGGAGGAATTCCGTTCCCCGTTCCGTTCCCAGCTTTCGGACTTTGCTGTGCTTCTGCCGTATCCCGATTGCGCGCATTGCCCCTGGGACAAAGGCCCTGGAACCGCAACCCAGGCCGATGAGTCGTCACATTGCGACCCGGGTTGTTTGGTTCTTTTGGAAAAACAAATCCGGGAAGCGGTGTCGGCGCGGGAGATAGGAGCGATTCTCGTGGAACCGGCACAGGGACGGGGCGGGGAAATTTTTCCGCCGAAAACTTTTCTGCCGCTCTTGAGGCGCTTGGCGGATGAACTCGGTTTGGTTTTGATATTTGACGAAATCTATACGGGCTTTTACCGGACAGGCCCGCTTTTCGCCTGTGAATCCACCCGCACGGTCCCGGACCTGATTTGCCTGGGCAAGGCGCTGAGCGGCGCCTACCCGATATCCGCCTGTGTGGGGCGCGCGGATTTGATGGATGCCTGGCCGGAATCCCCTGGCGAGGCGTTGCATACGAGCACATTCCTAGGCAACCCCGTGGGCTGCGCCCTGGCTGTTGCGAGTGTGGAACGCTGGCTGGCAGAACCTCCGGATCTTCAAATTCAAGGCATCGCCGATTCCATGCGCCGGATGTTGGTGTCGTTGCAGGATGATTTTGAAATTTTCAAGCACGCGCGTGGATCGGGTTTGATGTGGGGCGTGGAACTGGTGGACAAAAAAGGAGTGCCGGACCCTGCCTTGACGGCGCGTTTGATTGAGCAAGGCCTGGCGCAGGGCGCAATCCTGTTGGGCGGAGGAAAACGGAACAATGTGTTGAGCCTTGCCCCAAACCTGGCGGTGCAGCCTGCTGAAATCGAGTGGCTGGGGAAGATGTTAAAGGCTATCTGCTCGGGTTTGTAA
- a CDS encoding VWA domain-containing protein — protein sequence MPAWIEWARGVAAHPFFKKHSTALIWAASVAFHLILLAMLSRLVVHSGARLGGIQGFQLANVDPKFLEGHFAKIESKGEKLYLVPTEILAAAPSVPPAAPDPPIPASQPFDEESPAAIEKILARGAGKKLNFFGLHPAGQTVIFVIDVSGSMYEKTGPVTRLKRTFDEIKQSVATLAPEQRFDIVLFASRVASMSEKPLPATQENKIRAIRFLNSDVDVGGTTDLGAGLSTALGMSPDIVLLLTDGEANTGSTTILAETRYLRRKFCPNVEIDAVGFYLETGSVPEKLLLSLTNETKGAYTRYLP from the coding sequence ATGCCGGCCTGGATCGAATGGGCCAGGGGTGTTGCCGCTCACCCGTTTTTCAAGAAACATTCCACCGCCTTGATTTGGGCGGCATCGGTTGCCTTCCACTTGATTTTGTTGGCGATGCTCAGCAGGTTGGTGGTGCATTCCGGCGCGAGGCTCGGAGGCATCCAGGGCTTTCAATTGGCCAATGTGGATCCGAAATTTCTTGAGGGCCACTTCGCCAAAATCGAAAGCAAAGGCGAAAAACTTTACCTGGTGCCGACTGAAATTCTGGCCGCTGCACCTTCGGTACCGCCTGCTGCGCCCGACCCCCCGATCCCGGCATCCCAGCCTTTTGACGAAGAAAGCCCGGCCGCCATCGAGAAAATTTTGGCGCGGGGAGCCGGAAAAAAACTGAATTTTTTCGGCCTTCATCCCGCCGGACAGACGGTGATCTTTGTGATTGATGTCTCCGGCAGCATGTATGAAAAAACGGGGCCGGTGACGCGGTTGAAACGGACCTTTGACGAGATCAAGCAATCGGTGGCGACGCTCGCGCCGGAGCAGCGCTTTGACATTGTACTGTTCGCCAGCCGGGTTGCCTCTATGTCTGAAAAACCGCTGCCGGCCACGCAGGAAAACAAAATCCGGGCCATCCGATTTTTGAACAGCGACGTCGATGTGGGCGGGACGACGGACCTCGGGGCCGGGTTGTCAACCGCGCTTGGCATGTCGCCCGACATTGTTTTATTGCTGACCGACGGCGAGGCCAACACGGGCAGCACCACCATCCTGGCCGAGACACGGTATCTGCGCCGGAAATTTTGCCCCAATGTGGAGATAGATGCGGTGGGATTTTATCTCGAGACCGGCAGTGTGCCGGAAAAGCTTTTGCTATCCCTAACGAACGAGACGAAAGGGGCCTACACCAGGTATCTGCCTTGA
- a CDS encoding MSEP-CTERM sorting domain-containing protein encodes MEWLDFCGDISTIGLSFTPMIADQTRPLLPSAFYNPLNLLWISVFPLLLLLLIDLQSIWLAYGEMHPEQQSFAKYALSANAGLLAFVAALALVLGWRKKNLNGGWSLLIFVLHAGFIWLQLCLLAKALPFSVPNWILDRDTLILAQLACVMGGCFYSLLGIACCPLRISRMRDFLYSGGMLLGVPLLWYLMIQVMFHIHGFDPNVYLMVTFLILSTAVMCIGLLRLLVYLHAWLRQYEAVLVLLSALIMPLGGLCLNRAMPFPVSFQVTGVYVLTVVNAGVLLLGCLPRLRSNPWLWLLQAVTFPFTVYFFVVFLPFLPLFLPAMLACGAGFLILTPTVLFMVHGQRLIGGFHGARKQWGPVAAACGLLAALFLMPGWFVTQAMLDRASLRQGLDYVYSPQLQPRQAFSGNPKRVCHTLENLQTFKQSFYLPILSNLYNWAVFDNLSLPDARIDEVYETFSGTKAPPPAVDRANGLATGFFETNRQANRGMGRRPLKLPWDQVSVTSHATTETADGDCVRADAVICMKNSATVANEFIGTFEIPDDVLVSGYWLHIGNERAPGRLFEKKTALWVYEQIRETRRDPGILRYIGPNTVEMRVYPIAQNETRTAEIQFLYPRTSHPQILLNKEPLLQAAQEKPAAVSEAVLPPGKSVLLVNGAAEGLPRTGQKAYLHFIVDRSVRSKEQTPSELVARLKKLAASPEFAGITQYKVSVANYECLLLTPKPVSWAGVEQAISAGALSAVPARGGFAAVKSLKEEILEYESGMDCAKPETFSSYPVFAMVDDGVDMPHADEALPFLLRAGTYPVYRSSPDGKLQALWSGNNEKQSARKAVVLAAGRNVRVFPDISPVHVWLEFVPDTSPIRVFDPGSGTFPVEVQTAHVGNPAYQAGLEALALQRDMDRNPSKTPKLLPLITRQSRDSGILAPSTSYIVVENSAQWKILQLKERQKLGAHEALELEDTPEPATWMLLAVFLPFLFLWRRWQAKRMVASEL; translated from the coding sequence ATGGAATGGCTTGACTTCTGCGGTGACATTTCCACCATTGGACTGTCATTCACCCCGATGATTGCCGATCAAACCCGCCCGTTATTACCGTCAGCGTTTTATAACCCGCTGAATCTACTGTGGATATCGGTATTTCCCCTGCTGCTTCTGCTGCTGATCGATTTGCAATCAATCTGGCTGGCCTATGGGGAAATGCATCCAGAACAGCAAAGTTTCGCGAAATACGCCCTGTCGGCCAATGCCGGACTGCTCGCCTTTGTGGCGGCGCTGGCACTGGTACTGGGGTGGCGCAAAAAAAATCTGAACGGCGGATGGAGCCTGCTTATTTTTGTTTTGCATGCCGGGTTTATCTGGCTGCAGTTGTGTCTGTTGGCGAAGGCATTGCCTTTTTCCGTGCCAAACTGGATTTTGGACCGTGACACGCTGATTCTGGCGCAACTGGCCTGTGTGATGGGCGGCTGCTTTTATTCACTGCTGGGCATTGCCTGTTGTCCTTTGCGCATATCCCGAATGCGCGACTTTTTGTACAGCGGAGGCATGCTGCTGGGAGTGCCGTTGCTTTGGTATCTGATGATCCAGGTCATGTTCCATATTCATGGCTTTGATCCCAATGTTTATTTGATGGTGACTTTTCTCATCCTCAGCACCGCGGTCATGTGCATCGGGTTGCTGCGCCTGCTGGTTTATCTTCATGCCTGGCTGAGGCAATATGAGGCGGTGTTGGTGTTGTTGAGCGCCTTGATCATGCCTCTGGGCGGACTGTGCCTCAATCGCGCCATGCCGTTCCCGGTGAGTTTTCAGGTCACGGGCGTTTACGTATTGACGGTTGTGAATGCGGGCGTTCTATTGTTAGGTTGCCTGCCCCGCCTGCGCTCCAATCCCTGGCTCTGGCTGCTCCAGGCGGTGACATTTCCGTTTACGGTGTATTTTTTTGTGGTCTTTCTGCCTTTCCTGCCGCTGTTTCTCCCGGCCATGCTTGCTTGTGGCGCGGGATTTTTGATTCTGACACCAACGGTTTTGTTCATGGTTCACGGCCAGCGGTTGATTGGGGGGTTCCACGGCGCCCGCAAACAATGGGGACCGGTCGCTGCAGCCTGCGGACTATTGGCGGCCCTGTTCCTGATGCCCGGTTGGTTTGTGACACAGGCCATGCTGGACAGGGCATCGCTCCGCCAGGGGCTGGATTATGTGTACAGCCCGCAACTCCAGCCGCGTCAGGCCTTTTCAGGCAATCCCAAGCGCGTTTGCCATACCTTGGAAAATTTGCAGACGTTCAAGCAAAGTTTTTATCTGCCGATATTATCCAACCTCTACAATTGGGCCGTATTCGACAACCTGAGCCTGCCTGATGCCAGGATCGACGAGGTTTATGAAACCTTTTCCGGAACCAAAGCGCCACCCCCGGCCGTGGATCGGGCCAATGGCCTCGCAACAGGCTTTTTCGAAACCAACCGCCAGGCAAACCGCGGCATGGGACGCCGTCCCCTAAAACTTCCATGGGATCAGGTCTCGGTAACATCGCATGCCACCACCGAAACCGCTGACGGCGATTGCGTGCGCGCAGACGCGGTGATCTGCATGAAAAACAGCGCCACGGTTGCCAACGAATTTATCGGTACATTTGAAATTCCGGATGATGTGCTGGTTTCCGGGTATTGGCTCCACATCGGGAACGAACGGGCGCCGGGCAGGCTGTTTGAAAAAAAGACCGCCCTCTGGGTTTACGAACAAATCCGGGAGACGAGGCGCGACCCGGGAATATTGCGCTATATCGGTCCGAACACGGTGGAGATGCGCGTGTATCCGATTGCGCAAAACGAAACCAGGACGGCGGAAATCCAATTCCTATATCCCCGGACATCGCATCCGCAAATCCTGCTAAACAAGGAACCCCTGTTGCAGGCGGCGCAGGAAAAACCCGCCGCAGTGTCCGAGGCGGTTTTGCCGCCCGGGAAAAGTGTATTGCTGGTGAACGGCGCTGCGGAGGGGCTTCCAAGAACAGGGCAAAAAGCGTATTTGCATTTTATCGTTGACCGGTCTGTCAGATCGAAAGAGCAAACCCCATCGGAACTGGTTGCGCGCTTGAAGAAGCTGGCGGCTTCGCCCGAATTCGCGGGCATTACGCAATACAAGGTGTCCGTGGCCAATTATGAGTGCCTGCTTTTGACCCCAAAACCGGTTTCCTGGGCCGGCGTCGAGCAGGCAATTTCCGCGGGCGCTTTGTCAGCAGTGCCGGCACGGGGAGGCTTCGCCGCGGTAAAGTCATTGAAGGAGGAAATTCTGGAGTATGAGTCCGGCATGGATTGCGCGAAACCGGAAACATTTTCCAGCTATCCGGTCTTTGCAATGGTTGATGACGGCGTTGACATGCCGCATGCGGATGAAGCGCTGCCGTTTTTGTTGAGGGCGGGGACTTATCCTGTGTACCGCTCATCTCCGGACGGCAAGCTGCAGGCATTGTGGAGCGGCAACAACGAAAAACAATCCGCGCGCAAGGCAGTGGTATTGGCTGCGGGCAGGAATGTGCGCGTGTTCCCGGATATTTCCCCGGTCCATGTCTGGCTGGAGTTTGTGCCGGACACTTCTCCGATCCGGGTGTTTGATCCGGGTTCCGGGACGTTTCCCGTGGAAGTTCAAACAGCCCATGTGGGGAACCCGGCATACCAGGCGGGCTTGGAAGCCCTGGCGTTGCAGCGGGACATGGACCGCAATCCATCCAAGACTCCGAAGCTTCTGCCGCTGATCACGCGGCAAAGCAGGGATTCGGGCATTCTGGCGCCGTCAACCAGCTATATTGTGGTGGAAAACAGCGCCCAATGGAAAATCCTCCAATTGAAGGAACGCCAAAAGCTTGGGGCGCACGAGGCCTTGGAATTGGAAGACACGCCGGAACCTGCGACGTGGATGCTGTTGGCCGTATTTCTCCCATTCCTGTTCTTGTGGCGCCGGTGGCAGGCCAAAAGAATGGTGGCTTCTGAGCTGTGA
- a CDS encoding polymer-forming cytoskeletal protein, with protein sequence MNFEIEWSRHYALLGLNRGMLSDVFKRVGEATGTEERVTQLKPLEYMEQNRSTKSSGNAIISEDVEFKGTLCSSSRLEIHGRFEGEIFADGPLVIGESAVVKADIESESSVTVRGKVQGNINAKEKVEVSGNAQLYGDVSAPRFGLAETATFVGKTDTLGGKPPANDFSNIFTRLDKSKSAK encoded by the coding sequence ATGAATTTCGAGATCGAATGGTCTCGACATTATGCGCTGTTGGGTTTGAATCGGGGCATGTTATCGGACGTGTTCAAGCGGGTTGGTGAAGCAACCGGCACTGAAGAAAGAGTGACTCAACTCAAACCTTTGGAATATATGGAGCAGAATCGCAGTACAAAATCTTCCGGCAATGCCATCATATCCGAGGACGTGGAATTCAAGGGCACATTGTGTTCCTCCAGCCGCCTCGAAATTCACGGACGTTTCGAAGGTGAAATTTTCGCCGACGGCCCGTTGGTGATCGGGGAAAGCGCCGTTGTCAAAGCCGATATTGAATCCGAATCCAGCGTTACAGTGCGCGGCAAAGTCCAGGGCAACATCAATGCCAAGGAAAAAGTCGAAGTGTCCGGCAATGCGCAGCTCTACGGGGATGTCAGTGCGCCGCGCTTTGGCCTGGCTGAAACCGCCACGTTCGTCGGCAAGACCGATACCTTGGGTGGCAAACCTCCGGCAAACGATTTTTCCAATATTTTCACACGCCTGGACAAAAGCAAGTCGGCCAAATAA
- a CDS encoding type II toxin-antitoxin system RelB/DinJ family antitoxin produces the protein MPQTAILRTRIDPRRKARVEKILCRLGMTPTQAVNMLFAQIENHKRFPFSVSIKDNSDILPPIAQIAATWDSLDQENYSHLDKR, from the coding sequence ATGCCGCAAACAGCCATCCTTCGCACCCGGATTGACCCGCGCCGTAAGGCCCGTGTGGAAAAAATCCTCTGCCGCCTCGGCATGACACCCACCCAAGCTGTGAACATGCTTTTCGCGCAAATCGAAAACCACAAGCGCTTTCCCTTTTCCGTGAGCATTAAAGATAACAGCGACATCCTGCCGCCCATAGCGCAGATCGCAGCCACATGGGACAGTCTCGATCAGGAAAACTATTCCCACCTGGACAAACGGTGA
- a CDS encoding addiction module toxin RelE, which translates to MFQIIFTPVSTAEMSALPKLLQLEILSEFQVLTPDFVKENPEKFGVIKQEGRELYRYRTREYRLYFEKKDEGLLIHRVLNKNSLKDFFYRSQLPVSEDEELQSNPAFWAMIDSPNQKPH; encoded by the coding sequence ATGTTTCAGATTATTTTCACGCCGGTCAGTACGGCCGAGATGTCCGCGCTGCCCAAGCTCCTGCAACTGGAAATCCTGAGCGAGTTCCAGGTGTTGACGCCGGATTTTGTAAAAGAAAATCCCGAAAAATTCGGCGTCATCAAGCAGGAAGGCCGCGAGCTGTACCGCTATCGCACCCGCGAATACCGCCTCTATTTTGAGAAAAAAGACGAAGGCCTCCTGATTCACCGCGTCTTGAACAAAAATTCGTTGAAGGACTTTTTCTACCGCTCGCAATTGCCCGTGTCAGAGGACGAGGAACTGCAATCCAACCCGGCGTTTTGGGCCATGATCGATTCGCCGAATCAAAAGCCGCATTAG